Proteins found in one archaeon genomic segment:
- a CDS encoding polyprenyl synthetase family protein translates to MDSHEATSLGSIEARMKAYGERVDAALARELKLYANSRFHDPLVYAIEGGKRVRPVMLMLSAEALGRKDDSVLGASVAVELLHTESIIHDDVIDEEVARRSKIPFHVKYGYSASLLSADFVFAMILAIAARYDDRRIAEEVSNAALHMAEGEYSELTIDPEIYRLTWDEYLRIITDKTAALFETSTKLGALIAGGSEKEVGALADYGRSVGRAYQLRDDLLDWRSKDKIAAGLLKTHSESEVVGKMTALAQTYAEEAKRQLLVLRRSPATLFLEELAEFTVQRKY, encoded by the coding sequence TTGGATTCTCACGAGGCGACGTCCCTGGGGTCGATTGAGGCCCGGATGAAGGCCTATGGGGAGAGGGTCGACGCCGCCCTCGCCAGGGAACTCAAGCTCTATGCGAACTCGAGGTTCCACGACCCTCTCGTGTATGCGATCGAGGGAGGAAAGAGAGTGCGGCCTGTCATGCTGATGCTCTCGGCTGAGGCTCTCGGGCGCAAGGACGATAGCGTCCTCGGGGCTTCGGTCGCGGTCGAGCTCCTGCACACCGAGTCCATCATCCATGACGACGTCATCGACGAGGAAGTGGCGAGGAGGTCCAAGATTCCGTTCCACGTGAAGTACGGGTACAGCGCTTCTCTCTTGAGCGCGGACTTCGTATTCGCGATGATACTTGCGATTGCGGCGAGGTACGACGACAGGCGCATCGCGGAGGAGGTGAGCAACGCGGCCCTGCACATGGCAGAGGGCGAGTACTCGGAGCTTACGATCGACCCCGAAATCTACAGGCTGACGTGGGACGAGTACCTCAGGATAATCACTGACAAGACCGCGGCGCTCTTCGAGACCTCGACCAAACTCGGGGCCCTGATTGCGGGTGGGTCGGAGAAGGAAGTGGGCGCCCTGGCCGACTACGGCAGGAGCGTGGGCAGGGCTTACCAGCTGAGAGACGACCTGCTGGATTGGAGGTCTAAGGACAAGATCGCAGCGGGCTTGCTCAAGACCCACAGCGAAAGCGAAGTCGTAGGAAAGATGACTGCCCTAGCGCAGACGTACGCGGAGGAGGCGAAGCGGCAGCTGCTTGTCCTCCGAAGGAGCCCAGCGACCCTTTTCCTCGAGGAACTGGCAGAGTTTACAGTCCAGCGGAAATACTGA
- a CDS encoding MarR family transcriptional regulator, whose protein sequence is MPSKPIEDTLSFKFVKLVRAHRDRIASSLRDLHLYPGQELMLSQLWKKEGLNQSELAATCGLEPPTITKVLERMSGAGLVQVKPDPDDKRVRRVYLTDRGRALKNEVRDLWSSVEGQLLRGFNKKERDALHDFLNRMRDNIAQ, encoded by the coding sequence TTGCCGAGTAAGCCCATCGAAGATACGCTGAGTTTCAAATTTGTGAAATTGGTAAGGGCCCATAGGGATCGGATCGCAAGTTCGCTAAGAGATTTGCATCTCTATCCAGGTCAGGAGCTGATGCTTTCCCAGCTCTGGAAAAAAGAAGGCCTGAATCAGAGCGAACTTGCTGCGACGTGTGGACTAGAACCTCCGACAATCACAAAGGTGCTAGAACGAATGTCGGGCGCGGGTTTGGTTCAGGTGAAACCCGACCCTGATGACAAGAGGGTTCGCCGTGTCTACCTAACGGATAGGGGCCGTGCATTGAAGAACGAGGTAAGAGACCTCTGGTCCTCAGTCGAGGGTCAGCTCCTGAGAGGTTTCAACAAGAAGGAACGCGACGCGCTGCACGATTTCCTCAACAGGATGCGCGATAATATTGCACAGTGA
- a CDS encoding MFS transporter, giving the protein MESNSHARRMASVSVEQGAPAQTKPASSPRLSLILTLLVVAQFVVVLDFSIVQIALQTMRTELGISLADTQWIVSAYGLTFAGFLLLSGRASDLYGRRKLFSIGLVVFALSSLVGGLAPSEAVLIGARAVQGIGAAIASATGLSLLVVTFPEGRERNRALSIFAAVSSAAYAAGVILGGLLTATLGWRSIFFVNVPIGIVTAVMATRFLVESRGDLSQRRLDLPGALSVTAGLLILIYALTNAANQGLFSLLALAPLALSAVVLASFLVIEHKSSAPLMPLSFLRRGAIFSANALAMLTFAAMTAMLILLTIYLQQIQGYSALSAGLAFLPTALVFLFVGGYLSAKLVSRFGAKPVLFVGMTIMAAGFLLLDQLTVGTPYLTGLLPEMLVVSLGAALTYTAFYIAGLSGARKGEEGLASGLINTSMQVGGPIGLAIAVTIVGVVVAGLGGSVTPGAATVEGFRYAFLGGAVLSGMGIIFALLIRSPKTVVVPREPSLETPSP; this is encoded by the coding sequence ATGGAAAGCAACTCGCACGCACGCAGAATGGCATCTGTTTCAGTCGAGCAGGGCGCACCAGCCCAGACGAAACCTGCCTCATCACCACGGCTGTCCCTCATCCTCACGCTGCTCGTCGTAGCGCAGTTCGTTGTCGTCCTCGATTTTTCGATAGTCCAGATAGCCCTGCAGACGATGCGCACCGAACTCGGGATATCCCTGGCCGACACCCAGTGGATAGTGAGCGCCTACGGCCTCACCTTCGCGGGCTTCCTTCTCCTCAGCGGTCGCGCCTCCGACCTCTACGGGCGCCGCAAGCTCTTCAGCATCGGGTTGGTCGTCTTTGCGCTTTCATCACTGGTGGGGGGTCTGGCCCCCTCGGAAGCCGTCCTCATCGGCGCTAGGGCCGTCCAGGGGATAGGGGCCGCGATAGCTTCGGCGACGGGCCTATCCTTGCTCGTCGTCACCTTCCCAGAAGGGCGCGAAAGGAACCGCGCCCTCAGCATCTTCGCGGCCGTCTCCTCCGCTGCTTACGCCGCCGGTGTAATCCTGGGAGGCCTACTCACCGCGACCCTGGGCTGGAGATCCATCTTCTTCGTGAACGTCCCCATTGGAATTGTGACCGCCGTCATGGCTACCCGATTCCTCGTTGAGAGCCGAGGAGATCTCTCCCAAAGACGGCTCGACCTCCCCGGCGCGCTCTCTGTGACCGCGGGACTCTTGATACTCATCTACGCTCTTACCAATGCGGCGAACCAGGGCTTGTTTTCCCTGCTGGCACTCGCGCCTCTCGCCCTCTCCGCCGTCGTACTTGCAAGTTTCCTCGTAATCGAGCACAAATCGAGCGCCCCGCTCATGCCACTGTCCTTCCTCCGGCGCGGGGCCATCTTCAGCGCGAACGCGCTCGCGATGCTTACCTTCGCAGCGATGACTGCGATGCTCATCCTCCTGACAATCTACCTCCAACAGATTCAGGGATACTCTGCCCTCTCGGCCGGGCTCGCCTTCCTGCCTACCGCCCTGGTCTTCCTCTTCGTGGGAGGCTACCTCTCTGCGAAGCTCGTCAGCCGCTTCGGCGCAAAGCCCGTCCTTTTCGTCGGCATGACGATAATGGCGGCCGGCTTCCTCCTGCTCGACCAGCTCACGGTCGGGACCCCTTATCTCACCGGGCTGCTACCTGAGATGCTCGTCGTCTCACTGGGAGCCGCCCTGACCTACACGGCCTTCTACATAGCGGGGCTGAGCGGCGCGAGGAAGGGCGAGGAAGGTCTCGCGTCAGGGCTCATCAACACCTCTATGCAGGTCGGAGGTCCCATCGGCCTTGCGATAGCCGTGACCATAGTCGGCGTCGTGGTGGCCGGTCTGGGGGGGTCCGTGACACCCGGAGCCGCGACCGTCGAGGGCTTCCGGTATGCCTTCCTAGGGGGCGCGGTGCTCTCCGGCATGGGAATAATCTTCGCTTTGCTCATCAGGAGCCCGAAGACAGTCGTCGTGCCCAGGGAGCCGTCTTTGGAGACGCCCTCTCCGTAG
- a CDS encoding universal stress protein: MSVTMRKILVPVDGSENGERAVRTAIGFARDYHAELEVLRVVQCPSGVTTSSPRDGGAGSAILNERYDHAEVFLAANGKTLDIEVEARVLTGIREGFYQTQEVVEWLRGHGIKQFVRP, translated from the coding sequence ATGTCGGTCACGATGAGGAAGATACTGGTTCCTGTCGACGGCTCTGAGAACGGGGAACGGGCCGTAAGGACCGCAATCGGCTTCGCTAGGGACTACCACGCTGAGCTCGAGGTCCTGCGCGTGGTCCAATGTCCCTCCGGCGTGACCACCTCGAGCCCAAGGGACGGAGGGGCAGGGTCTGCGATTCTCAACGAACGTTACGATCACGCGGAGGTCTTTCTTGCGGCGAACGGGAAGACGCTAGACATCGAAGTCGAAGCTAGAGTCCTGACGGGCATCAGGGAAGGGTTTTATCAAACCCAAGAAGTCGTCGAGTGGTTGAGAGGTCATGGGATCAAACAATTCGTACGTCCCTGA